Proteins encoded within one genomic window of Bacillus thuringiensis:
- a CDS encoding DUF3889 domain-containing protein: protein MKKLLKRVALVILFITTCSNIYTGSSIVHAQPPYAKWGKLAVEKTKEQYPKAEIIDYLHIGRKPKTVQITVEKFKLWLRENGKEYGVFVDVEFETKTEKFIKMSFQKTSR, encoded by the coding sequence ATGAAGAAATTGTTAAAGCGTGTCGCACTCGTCATTCTGTTCATAACAACATGTTCAAATATATATACCGGCTCATCAATTGTTCATGCGCAGCCGCCGTATGCTAAATGGGGGAAACTTGCTGTAGAAAAAACGAAAGAACAATACCCGAAAGCTGAGATTATTGATTATCTTCATATAGGTAGAAAACCAAAAACCGTTCAAATTACAGTTGAAAAATTCAAATTATGGCTACGTGAGAACGGAAAAGAATACGGTGTTTTTGTTGATGTAGAATTTGAAACGAAGACGGAGAAATTTATAAAGATGTCATTTCAGAAGACGAGTAGATAA
- a CDS encoding Pr6Pr family membrane protein codes for MKKTLSLFRLCLSLLACSAIITQFIIRAQVKPFNPVNFFSFFTIESNILVASILLLSSIETATFGRSEQFSILRGAATVYILTTGLVYFLLLRGLEESLQTAIPWVNTVLHYIMPIAMLLDWILNPPIKKITWKQAASWLLFPCFYVVYSLIRGPIVNWYPYPFLDPRIGGYGKVLLYSIGIAVVIGAICILVRFLGNRNFRKEF; via the coding sequence ATGAAAAAGACTTTATCTTTATTTAGACTATGTTTAAGTCTTCTAGCATGTAGCGCCATTATTACGCAATTCATAATCAGGGCACAAGTGAAACCGTTCAATCCAGTTAACTTTTTTAGTTTCTTTACGATTGAAAGTAACATTTTAGTTGCATCTATTCTCCTTTTAAGCAGTATCGAAACAGCTACATTTGGTCGCTCAGAACAGTTTAGTATACTTCGTGGTGCGGCAACGGTATACATACTTACGACAGGACTCGTTTATTTTTTATTACTAAGAGGGTTAGAAGAGTCACTTCAAACCGCAATACCATGGGTAAATACTGTACTACATTATATCATGCCGATTGCAATGCTTTTAGATTGGATTTTAAATCCACCTATTAAGAAAATCACTTGGAAACAAGCTGCAAGTTGGCTCTTATTCCCGTGTTTTTACGTTGTATATAGCTTAATACGTGGCCCAATCGTGAATTGGTATCCATATCCGTTTTTAGATCCGAGAATAGGTGGGTATGGTAAAGTACTTTTATATAGTATAGGGATAGCTGTTGTAATTGGCGCTATTTGTATATTGGTAAGATTTTTAGGGAATCGAAACTTTAGGAAAGAATTTTAG
- a CDS encoding serine hydrolase domain-containing protein: MDFKQLENKFEKKKVNTFLVYQKGELTTEYYKTPECANNLYKINSITKSIVSILIGIAIDKGYINDIHTPITEWIENVPREKHDLTLYHLLTMTTGEDWKEFGNGVVFPNDFVESENWVQYILEKPIIEEPATKMNYNSGSSHLLSYIIQEATGMSTERFAKKYLFDPLEINEYEWQQDPQGIYVGGFGMKMKSTDLLKLGKLCLQNGYWNRNEIVSAKWLEESSRAQFETYEHVGAYGYHWWVLHNERFHIPYCIYFSMGYGGQYIVIIPQLEVVAIISSHMPKRGLVPLKLFIEHVQGNSNYI, encoded by the coding sequence TTGGATTTCAAGCAACTAGAAAATAAATTCGAAAAGAAAAAAGTGAATACATTTCTTGTTTATCAAAAAGGGGAATTAACAACTGAGTATTATAAAACACCTGAATGTGCAAATAACTTATATAAAATAAATTCGATTACAAAAAGTATTGTATCTATATTAATAGGTATTGCAATTGATAAGGGCTATATAAATGATATACATACACCGATTACAGAGTGGATTGAAAATGTACCTAGGGAAAAACATGATTTAACGCTTTATCACTTATTAACAATGACTACTGGTGAGGACTGGAAAGAGTTTGGGAATGGAGTAGTATTCCCAAATGACTTTGTAGAATCAGAGAACTGGGTACAGTACATATTAGAAAAGCCAATAATTGAAGAACCTGCTACAAAAATGAATTATAATTCAGGTTCTTCTCATTTACTGAGCTATATTATTCAAGAAGCTACTGGAATGTCGACAGAGCGGTTTGCAAAGAAATATTTATTTGATCCATTAGAAATTAACGAATACGAGTGGCAACAAGACCCGCAGGGGATATATGTCGGCGGCTTCGGTATGAAAATGAAATCTACCGATTTATTAAAATTAGGAAAGTTATGTTTACAAAATGGATATTGGAACAGGAACGAAATTGTGTCAGCGAAATGGTTAGAAGAGTCAAGTAGGGCGCAATTTGAAACATATGAACATGTCGGCGCATATGGATATCACTGGTGGGTATTACATAACGAAAGATTTCACATACCGTATTGTATATATTTCTCTATGGGATACGGCGGACAATACATCGTTATCATTCCTCAGTTAGAAGTAGTAGCTATTATAAGTAGTCATATGCCAAAACGTGGGCTCGTTCCATTAAAACTATTTATTGAGCATGTACAGGGGAATTCCAATTATATATAA
- the kynA gene encoding tryptophan 2,3-dioxygenase, translating to MKENEKVIMEKGIHTDFKENMTYGEYLQLDSLLSSQKRLSDHHDEMLFIVIHQASELWMKLILHELNAAIESIKQDKLQPAFKMLARVSKIQSQIIQSWDILATLTPSEYIEFRDSLGQASGFQSYQYRMIEYALGYKTPHALKIYEKDPELHARLHTALHAPSLYDVAIQALVKEGFPIHKDVLNRDITQPYEEDATVEAAWIEVYADVKKYWNLYQLAEKLIDIEDWLQQWRFRHMKTVERIIGHKMGTGGSSGVSYLKRVLDQQFFPELWNVRTKL from the coding sequence ATGAAAGAAAATGAAAAGGTAATCATGGAAAAAGGGATTCATACGGACTTTAAAGAGAATATGACGTACGGGGAATATTTACAATTAGATAGTTTACTATCTTCTCAAAAGAGATTATCAGACCATCATGATGAAATGTTGTTCATCGTTATTCACCAGGCAAGTGAACTTTGGATGAAGCTTATTTTACATGAGTTAAACGCAGCAATTGAATCTATTAAACAAGATAAATTACAACCTGCTTTTAAAATGTTAGCACGTGTATCAAAAATTCAGTCTCAAATTATTCAATCTTGGGATATTCTTGCGACATTAACACCATCAGAGTACATTGAGTTTCGTGACTCGCTCGGTCAAGCTTCAGGTTTTCAATCGTATCAATATCGTATGATTGAGTATGCGCTTGGTTATAAAACGCCACATGCATTGAAAATTTATGAAAAAGATCCAGAATTACACGCTCGACTTCATACAGCGCTACATGCACCAAGTTTGTATGATGTCGCAATTCAAGCACTTGTAAAAGAAGGATTCCCTATTCATAAAGATGTGTTGAATCGCGATATTACGCAGCCTTATGAAGAAGATGCAACTGTGGAAGCAGCTTGGATAGAAGTGTATGCGGACGTGAAGAAATATTGGAATTTATATCAGCTTGCTGAAAAATTAATCGATATTGAAGATTGGTTACAACAATGGCGTTTCCGTCATATGAAAACGGTAGAACGTATTATTGGACATAAAATGGGAACAGGTGGATCTTCTGGTGTATCCTATTTAAAACGAGTACTTGATCAACAGTTCTTCCCAGAGCTTTGGAATGTTCGTACGAAATTATAA
- the kynB gene encoding arylformamidase, translated as MKTSEWIDISQPLNNDIATWPGDTPFSYEVSWSKEESGSVNVGKLTMSIHTGTHIDAPFHFDNDGKKVFDLDIQVYVGPTRIIDVSNLESIGKKELENFHLEGVERLLLRTSSHGKANEFPDVIPHLRADIAPFLSEKGIRLIGVDVPSVDPLDDKELDAHHQLFKHGIHILENVVLDHVVDGDYELIALPLALIDADGSPVRAVIRPI; from the coding sequence ATGAAAACTTCAGAGTGGATTGATATTTCACAACCGCTAAATAATGATATTGCTACTTGGCCAGGGGATACACCGTTCTCGTATGAAGTATCATGGTCAAAAGAAGAGAGTGGTTCAGTAAATGTTGGAAAGTTAACGATGAGTATTCATACAGGTACTCATATTGATGCACCGTTTCATTTTGATAATGATGGAAAAAAAGTGTTCGATCTAGATATTCAAGTTTATGTCGGACCTACGCGAATCATTGACGTTTCTAATCTTGAAAGCATTGGGAAAAAGGAATTAGAAAACTTTCATTTAGAAGGCGTAGAACGCTTGTTGTTACGCACATCTTCACATGGTAAAGCTAATGAATTCCCGGATGTAATCCCGCATTTACGTGCGGATATAGCACCGTTTCTTTCAGAGAAAGGTATACGTTTAATCGGGGTGGATGTACCATCAGTTGATCCATTAGATGATAAAGAATTAGATGCGCATCATCAATTGTTTAAACATGGAATACACATTTTAGAAAATGTCGTACTAGATCATGTAGTAGACGGTGATTATGAATTGATCGCATTACCACTTGCCTTAATAGATGCAGATGGAAGTCCAGTTCGAGCAGTTATTAGACCAATATAA